One window from the genome of Gimesia aquarii encodes:
- a CDS encoding sigma 54-interacting transcriptional regulator: MIDQFLPLELTESAIFLTDTFLEYPPAPEEFQSLAKELLETEAVIKPSTLPKSRKICGGNTHVTTYTPPMIPIIDQLSKIAKHNVTLLLVGETGTGKTTLASMIHELSPRNSEPFQNIACGALPSDLIESELFGHIRGAFTGAERSKIGRFEAAGKGTLLLDEIDILSAKDQAKLLKVIETGQFEPVGSTESRLSEARLVVASNVELEELTQKNIFRSDLYYRLNVLQFRLPALRERPNDIIPLSIQFIKECCKQHSIKISKIHRKVIQMLQQYHWPGNLRELKNQIQRAVLFSDQGELTTDEFSPNILQESLSSVRNGFQITQEPTTLADQVAMSEKHLLQKSLSENGYRKTATAKALGISRVGLYKKMRKYGMLETKKPATPQNLLTES; the protein is encoded by the coding sequence GTGATTGATCAATTTTTACCACTTGAATTGACAGAATCTGCCATTTTTTTGACAGATACATTTTTGGAATACCCTCCCGCTCCTGAAGAGTTTCAATCACTTGCTAAAGAATTATTGGAAACTGAAGCAGTCATCAAGCCGTCAACCTTACCAAAATCCCGTAAGATTTGTGGTGGTAATACTCATGTTACAACTTATACACCGCCGATGATTCCGATCATTGATCAGCTATCAAAAATTGCCAAACACAATGTTACTTTACTACTTGTCGGGGAAACCGGAACTGGCAAAACAACTTTAGCTTCTATGATCCATGAGCTTTCTCCACGAAACTCGGAGCCTTTTCAAAATATCGCTTGCGGTGCTTTACCATCGGATTTAATAGAAAGTGAACTATTTGGTCATATACGTGGAGCTTTTACTGGAGCTGAGCGTAGTAAAATCGGTCGCTTTGAAGCAGCAGGAAAGGGGACCTTGCTTTTAGATGAAATTGATATCCTTTCTGCGAAAGACCAGGCAAAGCTCCTTAAAGTCATTGAAACTGGTCAATTTGAACCAGTCGGTTCTACAGAATCTCGTCTTTCTGAAGCAAGACTTGTAGTAGCATCCAACGTAGAGTTGGAGGAGTTGACACAGAAAAACATATTCCGTTCTGATTTGTATTATCGTTTAAATGTGCTGCAATTTCGACTACCTGCGTTAAGAGAACGCCCCAATGATATCATTCCACTTTCTATACAATTCATCAAAGAATGTTGTAAGCAACATTCTATCAAGATCAGCAAAATACATCGTAAAGTAATTCAGATGCTTCAACAGTATCATTGGCCTGGTAACTTAAGGGAATTGAAAAACCAGATTCAGCGCGCTGTCTTATTTTCGGATCAAGGTGAATTGACCACTGATGAATTTTCACCCAATATTCTCCAGGAAAGCCTGTCTTCTGTTAGAAATGGTTTTCAAATAACACAAGAACCAACAACATTAGCAGATCAGGTTGCGATGAGTGAAAAGCATCTGTTACAGAAATCTTTGTCCGAGAATGGTTACCGCAAAACAGCAACCGCGAAAGCATTGGGAATTAGTCGAGTAGGTCTGTACAAAAAAATGAGAAAGTATGGAATGCTTGAAACAAAGAAACCTGCTACTCCTCAAAACCTACTTACCGAAAGTTAA
- a CDS encoding type II secretion system F family protein, giving the protein MFLDIITIGTFILACLVFFLIGDAIAVGRRSGKKRNLNLNDQSSNYYSSSNVGPFRRAMAAVIPQTENEIQKIELDLKRAGYYRSTALVEYLATRNLLVVLVLIVTGIGCIAADPGSSLPEIIIIVGLVVAGGGYGLPRFVLHNQANRRVHRIQKGLPDALDLVMMCLTGGVPLRTALQRVTEEVRFSHPDIAVEFDIIRRHADANSMSDALKQFAKRIDAPDVNALSLMISQTERLGTNVSTALIDFADGVRRKYRQRAEENSSKTSIKLLFPVIFCMAPPIYILFFGPAVLELRNFIIREHQPGGILESDSYGESISTTSQSVINQSNSTN; this is encoded by the coding sequence ATGTTTCTTGACATTATCACTATTGGCACCTTTATTTTAGCATGCTTGGTTTTCTTCTTAATTGGAGATGCGATTGCAGTTGGACGCCGTTCAGGAAAAAAACGTAATTTGAACCTGAATGATCAAAGTTCGAATTACTACTCTTCTTCAAACGTAGGTCCGTTTCGTCGTGCAATGGCAGCCGTTATTCCACAAACGGAGAATGAAATTCAAAAAATTGAGCTTGATCTTAAAAGAGCTGGCTATTATCGCTCGACAGCACTGGTTGAATACTTGGCAACCCGAAATTTGTTAGTTGTTCTAGTTTTAATCGTCACAGGGATTGGTTGTATTGCAGCAGATCCTGGCTCAAGTCTTCCAGAGATTATAATAATTGTGGGTCTTGTGGTCGCTGGTGGAGGGTATGGTCTTCCCCGTTTTGTGTTACATAATCAGGCCAACCGCAGAGTTCATCGAATTCAAAAGGGGTTGCCAGATGCGCTCGATCTGGTGATGATGTGTTTGACTGGTGGTGTACCACTCAGAACCGCCCTACAGCGTGTTACAGAAGAAGTTCGTTTTTCTCATCCAGACATTGCAGTAGAATTTGATATCATCCGTCGACATGCTGATGCGAATTCTATGTCTGATGCCCTTAAACAATTTGCAAAAAGAATTGATGCTCCGGATGTAAACGCACTTTCGTTAATGATTTCGCAGACAGAAAGACTAGGGACAAATGTTTCCACGGCTTTAATTGATTTTGCTGATGGTGTGCGTAGAAAATACCGACAACGTGCAGAAGAAAATTCAAGCAAAACAAGTATAAAGTTACTCTTTCCTGTGATTTTTTGTATGGCTCCTCCAATTTACATATTGTTCTTTGGACCAGCGGTACTTGAACTACGAAACTTTATAATTCGTGAGCATCAGCCTGGTGGAATTTTAGAGTCAGACTCGTATGGAGAATCAATCAGCACTACATCTCAATCAGTAATAAACCAATCAAATAGTACTAATTGA
- a CDS encoding type II secretion system F family protein translates to MDSSSIALICFAAVTVSSLAIYLFFRDLSGAGRLSTERFSKRPPLRRVYNVFDQQPADSILGKIDQSFDRLVLENGSDLTPFTTFLLLVMCGLAIGGTIFIYSDQPLAGIAGMIFGMVAILFILHFRRKRRMQTIQEELPEMIDLLARSTHAGASLEQAIAIVGEETKGPLSFEFRRCARQLDMNLSVPAVMKSLSNRIQLIDLRILTSALMLYRKTGGNLPANLERMSGVIRDRINYRRQMRASTGAGRASAILMTVIAPVAFVILLVVFPDHVSNLYSDPIGNILLLIAIVLEVIGILWVSALLRTDY, encoded by the coding sequence GTGGACAGTTCATCTATCGCATTGATTTGTTTTGCTGCAGTGACGGTTTCAAGTCTCGCGATCTATCTTTTTTTTCGCGATTTATCTGGTGCAGGCAGATTAAGTACAGAGCGGTTTTCAAAACGGCCTCCCCTAAGAAGAGTTTATAATGTATTTGATCAACAGCCTGCCGACAGCATTTTAGGAAAGATCGATCAGAGTTTTGATCGATTGGTTCTTGAGAACGGTTCTGATTTGACACCGTTTACCACTTTTCTTTTGTTAGTTATGTGTGGTCTAGCGATTGGTGGTACAATTTTCATTTATTCTGATCAGCCGCTTGCTGGTATTGCCGGTATGATTTTTGGAATGGTTGCCATTCTTTTTATTCTGCATTTTCGAAGAAAAAGAAGAATGCAGACAATTCAGGAAGAGCTGCCTGAAATGATTGATTTACTGGCCCGGTCAACACACGCCGGTGCTAGTTTAGAGCAGGCAATCGCAATAGTTGGCGAAGAAACTAAGGGACCTTTAAGTTTTGAGTTCAGGCGTTGTGCTCGTCAGTTAGATATGAATTTATCTGTCCCAGCAGTGATGAAATCGCTTTCGAATCGCATTCAGTTAATTGATCTCAGGATTTTAACCTCTGCTTTGATGCTGTATCGCAAAACCGGTGGTAATCTTCCAGCTAATCTCGAACGTATGTCGGGAGTCATTCGTGACAGAATTAATTATCGTCGTCAGATGAGGGCTTCTACAGGCGCCGGTCGTGCATCTGCAATCTTGATGACTGTGATTGCACCCGTTGCATTTGTAATATTGTTAGTTGTTTTTCCAGATCATGTTTCCAATTTGTATTCTGACCCGATAGGTAACATCTTATTACTCATTGCGATAGTCCTTGAAGTGATCGGTATACTTTGGGTTTCGGCTCTCCTGAGAACGGACTATTAA
- a CDS encoding CpaF family protein, with translation MESLSTKKLFVESESFVPEEREAELHFQKQKVLIHQELVDSLDLSMLAQISEKELSTEVRAVATEICDEHVAVLEGIDRERLLNELLSEVFGLGPLDKLMADPTISDILVNHAYEIHIERNGQLEESDVIFADNQHLMRIIQRIVSRVGRRIDEVNPMVDARLPDGSRINAIIPPLALNGPSLSIRRFGATPLQIDDLIENNSLTPEIVDFLAAVVDSRISMLISGGTGSGKTTLLNALSNFIPREERLITIEDSAELILQHKHVVRLETKTENTEGVGEISQRQLVKNSLRMRPDRIIIGEVRGAEALDMLQAMNTGHEGSLTTVHANDTRDALARLEMMVTISGFDLPLPVIRQYIANGIGIVLHVSRLKGGQRRLTKVSEIVSLNSQGDYKVEDIFGFEQTGVDDQGNAQGRFYSTGYRPNCLKRMEACGIKLSDQIFENK, from the coding sequence ATGGAATCGCTAAGCACAAAAAAACTTTTTGTGGAATCTGAAAGCTTTGTTCCTGAAGAGCGCGAAGCTGAACTCCACTTTCAAAAACAAAAAGTTTTAATTCATCAAGAACTAGTTGATTCACTTGATCTGTCGATGTTGGCCCAGATCTCTGAAAAAGAGCTTTCGACAGAAGTACGTGCTGTTGCAACGGAGATTTGTGATGAACACGTTGCTGTTTTGGAAGGTATTGACCGAGAACGTTTATTAAATGAGTTGTTAAGTGAAGTATTTGGACTTGGTCCCTTGGATAAGCTTATGGCTGATCCCACTATTAGTGATATCCTCGTGAACCACGCTTATGAAATTCATATTGAGCGTAATGGACAACTGGAAGAATCTGATGTTATTTTTGCTGATAATCAACATTTGATGCGAATCATTCAGAGGATTGTCTCTCGAGTCGGACGAAGAATTGATGAAGTCAATCCAATGGTTGATGCCAGACTCCCCGACGGATCTCGAATTAATGCCATCATTCCTCCTCTTGCCTTGAATGGGCCTTCATTATCCATCCGGAGATTCGGAGCAACTCCATTACAGATAGATGATTTGATTGAGAACAATTCACTGACTCCTGAGATTGTCGATTTTCTGGCAGCAGTCGTTGATTCCCGTATTAGTATGTTGATTTCTGGTGGAACTGGTAGTGGTAAAACAACATTACTAAACGCACTGTCTAACTTCATTCCACGTGAAGAACGTTTGATTACGATTGAAGATTCAGCTGAATTAATTCTCCAGCATAAACATGTTGTACGACTCGAGACGAAAACCGAAAACACAGAAGGTGTAGGTGAGATCTCACAAAGGCAGCTTGTTAAAAACAGTCTCCGTATGCGTCCAGATCGTATTATTATTGGTGAGGTCAGAGGTGCCGAAGCATTAGATATGCTTCAGGCTATGAATACGGGGCATGAAGGATCTTTAACAACAGTGCATGCGAATGATACTCGCGATGCATTAGCTAGATTGGAAATGATGGTCACGATAAGTGGCTTTGATCTTCCGTTACCAGTGATCAGGCAATATATCGCAAATGGCATTGGAATTGTTCTACATGTCTCGCGTCTTAAGGGGGGACAACGTCGTCTTACTAAAGTGTCTGAAATTGTCTCACTGAATAGCCAGGGAGATTATAAGGTAGAAGACATCTTTGGTTTTGAGCAAACAGGCGTTGATGATCAAGGCAATGCGCAAGGAAGATTTTACTCTACTGGTTATCGTCCTAATTGCTTGAAAAGGATGGAAGCCTGTGGGATTAAGCTTAGCGATCAAATTTTTGAAAACAAATAG
- the cpaB gene encoding Flp pilus assembly protein CpaB has product MAKISPGTMTAAIFAILLGLGAAYTVRQFLHEQPGPALLAEDPPQPNLTYLPIASRDLLPGQTLSLDDISILRMKPEQVNKRYKSDGKQRIMDSQYITGRVLKSPIKAGQPFHTVDLFANGMGPGLSDTLQPGNRAVTVAIHKIGNVAGFSRPGAIVDVLFRSDETDGIPETTITLLEKVRVLAVGEIAVPGHKFVGNASQKSEEYSVTLEVSPEQGKVLKVVEDHGVLSLALRHPDENTEVVSTGRSSDRLTLSNILGFIPNQRVSSMDIYRAGNLDTVHFKGNRAYKSQNWIDAIETPVASEVLPSNKATTTMKQADRKRTSEISTPLSGL; this is encoded by the coding sequence GTGGCAAAAATTAGTCCAGGTACAATGACGGCGGCGATTTTCGCAATTTTACTAGGTTTAGGCGCAGCTTATACTGTGCGACAATTTCTGCATGAACAACCAGGCCCTGCCCTGTTAGCAGAAGATCCTCCCCAACCTAACTTGACATACCTTCCTATAGCTTCGAGGGATCTTTTGCCGGGACAAACCTTGTCTCTGGACGACATTTCGATTTTGAGGATGAAGCCTGAGCAAGTAAATAAGCGCTATAAATCCGATGGTAAGCAGAGAATTATGGATTCTCAGTATATTACCGGCCGCGTTCTCAAGTCGCCTATCAAAGCAGGGCAACCTTTTCACACTGTTGATTTATTTGCCAATGGAATGGGGCCCGGGCTTTCAGATACACTTCAGCCAGGGAATCGGGCAGTGACTGTTGCCATCCATAAAATTGGAAATGTAGCAGGCTTTTCACGGCCTGGGGCAATTGTTGATGTTCTCTTCCGTTCTGATGAAACGGATGGTATTCCAGAAACAACGATTACTCTTCTGGAAAAAGTTCGAGTACTCGCTGTGGGTGAAATTGCTGTTCCCGGACACAAATTTGTTGGCAATGCGAGTCAAAAATCAGAAGAATATTCTGTGACACTTGAAGTCTCACCAGAACAGGGCAAAGTGCTTAAAGTCGTCGAAGACCACGGTGTATTAAGCTTAGCATTGCGACACCCCGATGAGAATACAGAGGTTGTATCAACGGGGCGTTCAAGCGACCGACTTACTCTCTCTAACATTTTGGGTTTTATTCCTAATCAGCGTGTTTCCAGCATGGATATCTACCGAGCAGGTAATTTGGATACTGTTCATTTTAAAGGTAATCGTGCTTACAAAAGTCAAAATTGGATTGACGCAATTGAAACACCCGTTGCATCAGAAGTGCTTCCCTCCAACAAAGCAACAACAACTATGAAGCAAGCCGATCGTAAAAGGACTTCAGAGATTTCTACACCACTTAGTGGTTTATAA
- a CDS encoding Flp family type IVb pilin, with the protein MRIARQFWKDEDGSVSPVTTILIVTLLVLGIIPGLVTFRDQVVQKFGDTAVALESLDQSYSFTVNGVTSEYVDTTTVIDPVGDAPAGLDLTIPATGE; encoded by the coding sequence ATGAGAATTGCTCGACAGTTTTGGAAAGATGAAGATGGGAGCGTCTCTCCTGTTACGACTATTTTAATAGTCACGTTGCTCGTATTGGGAATTATCCCGGGGCTTGTGACTTTTAGAGATCAAGTCGTTCAAAAATTTGGCGATACTGCCGTTGCACTCGAAAGTCTAGATCAATCTTATAGCTTTACAGTTAATGGTGTTACCAGTGAGTATGTAGATACAACAACTGTAATTGATCCCGTAGGAGATGCACCAGCTGGTCTGGATTTAACGATTCCAGCAACTGGTGAGTAG
- a CDS encoding Flp family type IVb pilin, giving the protein MKMFQQFWNDEGGFVVSTELVLIATVLVLGMVVGLTTLRDQVIAELADVAAAFSNSNQSYSFTGITGHSSSTAGSVFIDNLDFCDQNVDPPNLDPHCIAIVDAENEGP; this is encoded by the coding sequence ATGAAGATGTTTCAGCAGTTTTGGAATGATGAAGGTGGTTTCGTCGTTTCAACAGAACTAGTGCTGATCGCTACTGTGTTGGTCCTCGGTATGGTTGTCGGGCTTACAACACTTCGTGATCAGGTAATCGCGGAACTTGCAGACGTTGCAGCTGCATTCTCAAACAGCAACCAAAGCTATTCCTTCACAGGAATTACAGGCCACTCTTCAAGTACAGCTGGTTCTGTATTCATTGACAACCTGGATTTTTGTGATCAGAACGTTGATCCTCCAAACTTGGATCCTCACTGTATCGCTATCGTAGATGCTGAAAACGAAGGTCCATAG
- a CDS encoding HAD family hydrolase translates to MIRTFLFDMGNVLAFFSHDKMCEQMGLLCGRSRLEIQALLIESGKQWEYERGNLTPTEFHHWFERAVGKSVDFESLEIAGSDIFELNHSIIPVLDSLKAQEYRLVLLSNTCVSHFDYIWKQFDVLQRFDDYVTSYAAGAIKPEPAIFDYALEKIQCAPEEAFYTDDIPEYVKEARKLGIQAEVFIDTSTLVEQLVRRGIQV, encoded by the coding sequence TTGATTCGTACATTTTTATTTGATATGGGGAATGTCCTTGCGTTTTTTTCACACGATAAAATGTGTGAACAAATGGGGCTGCTTTGTGGGCGATCGCGGCTTGAGATCCAGGCGCTTCTCATTGAATCCGGGAAACAGTGGGAGTATGAACGGGGTAATCTGACTCCCACGGAATTTCATCACTGGTTTGAACGAGCAGTTGGTAAATCTGTCGATTTTGAATCGCTTGAGATTGCCGGTTCTGATATTTTTGAACTGAACCATTCAATCATCCCTGTATTGGATTCTCTGAAAGCCCAAGAATACAGACTGGTTCTGTTGTCGAATACTTGTGTCTCTCATTTCGATTATATCTGGAAACAGTTTGACGTATTGCAACGATTCGATGATTATGTGACTTCATATGCTGCTGGTGCAATCAAACCAGAACCTGCTATTTTTGATTATGCACTGGAAAAGATTCAATGTGCACCTGAAGAGGCTTTTTATACAGATGACATTCCTGAATATGTTAAGGAAGCAAGAAAGCTTGGAATTCAGGCAGAAGTCTTCATAGACACTTCTACTTTGGTTGAACAACTGGTCCGACGCGGAATCCAAGTGTGA
- a CDS encoding acetolactate synthase, with protein MDFEDQSSYPSGESGKEWPCLRQFCVFMENRVGYLHQLLQLLEKFDLRIIALSTVDSVDVAMSRIVLDNYERAREIFELSNYTFFEKDLIGVELPDDTQPYMRICLSLLQAEVNIDYTYPLLYRRHGRGAIALCVDDLDLGLKTLTEQGHRIITEQDLNDDDEYL; from the coding sequence ATGGATTTTGAAGATCAGTCTTCTTACCCGTCCGGAGAATCAGGCAAAGAGTGGCCGTGCCTGCGTCAATTTTGTGTTTTTATGGAAAACCGGGTCGGTTATCTCCATCAACTATTACAGCTACTCGAAAAATTCGATCTCCGGATCATCGCCTTAAGTACTGTTGATTCTGTGGATGTGGCAATGAGTCGAATTGTTCTCGATAATTATGAACGAGCACGTGAAATCTTTGAGCTATCGAATTATACGTTTTTTGAAAAAGATCTGATTGGTGTTGAACTTCCAGATGATACCCAGCCTTATATGAGAATTTGCCTCTCGCTACTTCAGGCAGAAGTCAATATTGATTATACCTACCCGCTGCTTTATCGGAGGCATGGAAGAGGGGCTATTGCGTTATGCGTAGATGATCTCGACCTCGGTCTAAAAACACTGACTGAGCAGGGACATCGAATTATTACAGAACAAGATCTGAATGATGATGATGAGTATCTTTGA